Below is a genomic region from Verrucomicrobiales bacterium.
CATTGGCAGTCCTGATGGAACGTTTGTGAACCCATGATGCCACCTCAGTGGCGAACCACCGCTCCGGGGCTCGGGGGCGATTCAACGTGAATGAACAGGCATGAAGGAGAAAGCGCCCAGCGCTAGCGGCAGCCACCAGCAATCAACAACATGGGTGATGCTGGTGGCATGGGTGGCGCTAGGCATGAGCTGCGGAGGGGCCTCCACGCTCTCAGCCGCGCCGGCAGCCGGAGGTCCAACCGCGGTGCATTGGGCCTATCAGCCGCTCTCCGCCTCTTCACCTTCCCCTCCTCTGTCTTCGCCCCGAGCCTCGAAACGCAATAGCATCGTCGATCTGTTCGTGCGCCAGCGACTCGAGCGACACGGCATCACCGCGTCGACGGAAGCGCCTCCGCACACCTTGATTCGGCGGCTGTTTGCCGACCTGCTGGGATTGCCTCCCACTCGGGAGCAGGTTCGCGCTTTCGCAAGCGACTACGCCGCGCAGCCAGAGGCGGCCTGGAGCCGCCTAGTCGAGCACTGCCTGGCATCACCCCATTTCGGGGAGCGCTGGGGACGGCACTGGCTCGACCAGGCGCGGTACGCCGACAGTGACGGGTATGAAAAGGACAGCCCGCGCCCCGACGCCTGGAGATATCGCGAGTGGGTGATCGACTCCATCAACCGCGACCAGCCCTTCGATCAGTTTACCCTCGAGCAACTCGCGGGCGACCTACTACCGAATGCCACGCCGGACCAAAGGCTGGCCACCGCCTTCCATCGCCAAACGTTGACGAATCGGGAAGGCGGGGTGGAGCAGGAACAGTATCGGGTGGAGGCCGTGTTCGACCGCGTTGAGACGACGGCCACCGTCTGGCTTGGAATGACCCTGGGTTGCGCCCGCTGCCACGATCACAAGTATGAACGTCTGTCCCAAAAGGAGTACTTCCAGCTCTACGCGTTCTTCGACAACGCCGACGAGGCCAACGCCCGGGTTGGCCAATCCAGAAAGGCGTTGGAAGCTTACAACGCCGCCCACCCGAATACAGCGCAGGACATCCTGACGGCAGAGAGGCGGCTTGAGCAGGAACGTGCCGCCCTCGCCAAAGGCTTCGCCGCCTGGGAAGCGAATACTCTGGCGACACTCAGGGCGCTGGAAGGCGTAGAAGCCAAACCCACGGTCTTGACTCAGATGCAGCTGTCGAGCCCGGCGGGAGTAAGCTTTGACTCGGCGGCCGATGGCAGTTGGTCGGTGGCCGCCACGAATTCCAGCCCTGTGTCCTGGTCGGCCAGCGGAACCATTCCGCGAGGCCTAGCCTATGGCGTCCGTGTTGAAGTGTTCCCGGAGCCGAACCGCGGAACTCCGATCCCGGACGACACCAAGGCCGGGTCTCAGCGCCTGTTGTTTACCGATCTGCAACTGGAAGTTGGCGGCAAGTCCCAGCAGCTTCACAGCCCCAAGGCCGATTTCGAGGCCAAGGAGGGGGTTGTGGCAAACCTGCTCGATGGAAAGGATGAGACCGGCTGGTCGGTGGCACCTCGTTTCGATGAACCGCACCACGCGACCTTCTACCTGCCCCGACCGATCGTGAGCGACGGAAACGTATCCATCCGGTTTACTCTCAAAAAAGGATCCCGCCAATCACCGGGTTGGCTCGGTCGGTTTCGACTCAACATTGTCACCAATCAGACGGAGGACAGTGTGGCGCCTCCAGATGTACGCCGATTGGCCCGCATCGGCATCGAAAAATGGACGGAGCCTGACCGCGAACGGCTCTTCGACTGGCTGATCGATGAGAACCCCACCGCTCGAGCCGCACGGGACGCGCTTCAGCACATCGAACGTGGCGCGCAGGCACCGCTCATGTCGGCCAGGGTTTTGGCGGAGCGCCCCGAGCCCCGTGACACGCGTCTGCTCCATCGTGGGGAATACCTCCATCCCCGGGATCCAGTGCAGCCCGATGTCCCTAAGATTCTACCTCCCTTACCGACCAACCCAAACCGCCGGCCCAACCGGCTGGACTTGGCTCGGTGGATCGTCAGCCCTACCAACCCGTTGACCGCCCGGGTCGCGGCCAACCAAATCTGGCTTCACCTCCTGGGAGACGGCCTGGTTCGAACTCCCGCCGACTTCGGAACCCGTGGCGAGCCCCCCTCGCATCCCGAACTGCTCGACGAACTGGCCGGCGAACTCATTCGCTCCGGCTGGAGCCGCAAGCATCTGATCCGCCAGATTGTTCACAGTCAGACGTACCGACAAAGTTCCCACCACCGTCCCGATCTCGAAGAACCTGACCCGCTTAATCGGCTGTTCGCGCGCCAAAACCGAGTGCGGGTCGAGGGCGAAATCGTGCGGGATTACCAACTCGCCATCAGCGGCCTCCTGCATCGAGGCATCGGCGGCCCCAGCGTCTACCCCGCCCTGCCCCCCGACGTCGCGGAAATCAGTTATGCCAACAACTTCAAGTGGCCCGAAAGCAAAGGCGCTGATCGATATCGTCGGGGCATGTACACGTTCTTCAAACGGACCGCGCCGCACCCGGATCTCGTGATGTTTGATTGCCCCGATGCCAACCTCACCCAGGTTCGTCGGAATATCTCCAACACTCCCTTGCAGGCGCTGACGCTGTTGAACGGACAGACCTTCACCGAAGCGGCGCTGCAGTTCGCGCGCAGGCTGATGGCTGCTCCGGGACTCAGCGACGCGGAGCGATTGACCGAGGCGTTCGAAACCTGCGTTGCCCGCGGGCCTGCGGAGCACGAGACCGCCGCCTTGCTGAAACTGCTCGCGGATTCCCGATCCTACTATCAAGCCCATCCCCAGGATGCTGCGTTGCTGACATCCGACCCGAACGAGCGGTCTCAGGAGATGGCTTCCTGGATGGCCACCGTCCGCGTCCTGTTGAACACCGACGAACTGCTCACTCGCGACTAGGAGGAACTGGCCATGCATCCTACCGACGAAACCATCCTCCAGACCCGCCGGGACTTCTTCACCACCACCGCCAGCGGCCTCGGCTTCTTGGCGCTCAACAGCCTCCTGGCCGCGGCGCAAAGTCCCTCCCGCTCTCCGGGGTTCCAGGCCGACCCAATGTCGGCCAAGCCGCCACATTTCGCACCTCGAGCTAAAAGCTGCATCTTCATCTTCATGGAGGGGGCTCCCTCCCAATTGGATCTCTTCGATCCGAAGCCAAAGCTCAATGAACTGCACGGCCAGAGCCTGCCGGAATCTCTTGTCCAGAACGCGCGTTTCGCCTTCATTCGCAAGGACACCGCGCGGCTGATGGGTTCGAAACGAGTGTTCGCCCGGCATGGACAATCGGGAATGGAGTTCAGCGACCTGCTGCCCCACCTATCCCAGTGTGCGGATGATCTGCTCATGGTCCGTTCGATGCACACGGATCAGTTCAACCATCATCCCGCTCAACTCTTGCTGCACAGCGGACGGGCGCAGTTCGGCCTTCCCACCGCCGGAGCGTGGCTCACCTATGGGCTTGGCTCGGAGTCGCGCAATCTGCCCGGTTACGTGGTGCTTTCCGCGGGACGCGGAACCAGCGGCGGCGCGTCTCTCTGGCAGAGCGGCTTTCTGCCCTCGGTATTCGCGGGAGTGCCGTTCCGAACCCAAGGCGAGCCAGTGCTGAACCTGCGTAATCCTCCCGGTCTCCCGGTGGAACTCCAACGAAACGGTTTAGATGCCCTGGCACAGCTCAATGACGCTCGCTGGCGCGAAGCTCGAGATCCCGAGATCGCCTCTCGCATCGCGGCCTACGAGCTGGCATTTCGCATGCAATCTGCCGCCCCCGAACTTATCGACTTGTCGGGGGAGGATGCGCGTACATTGGCCATGTATGGCGTCGACCGAGAGGATCCCAAGATCAAGGCGGACCGCGGGGGAGGCGCCGGCCAGTATCGACGCTATGCCGCGAATTGCCTGCTGGCGCGTCGTCTGGTGGAACGAGGCGTTCGGTTCGTCAACGTGATCCACGCGTCCTGGGATCACCATTCCAACCTCGAAAACGAGCTGACCTTCAACGCCGGCATGTCCGACCAACCCGTCGCGGCGTTGATCCAAGACTTAAAGCAGCGCGGACTTCTTGATGAAACGCTGGTGGTCTGGTGTGGCGAGTTTGGACGCACGCCACTAGGCGAGAACCGTGCGGGCAATACCAGCAGTGTCACCGGCCGCGATCACCATCCCAACGCGTTCACCATTCTTTTAGCCGGGGGTGGCATTCGTGGCGGCCAAATCGTGGGAGAAACCGATGAGATCGGATGGAACATCGTCCGCGATCCGATTCACATCAACGACCTTCACGCGACCATGCTGCATCTTTTCGGCTTGGATCACTTGCGTCTCACTCATCGCTTCCAAGGCCGCGACTTCCGGCTGACAGATGTGGCCGGAGAAGTCCAACACCGATGGATCGGGTAGGTGGCGTCCCGCCCATCGCACGCCTCGAAACGGGTGTGATTGAATGTCGGCGAACAACCTAAGGACGGCGTGAATAAGGTCGGGCGGAACTCCGTTGAGCCCAGAAGAGCTCCAGGTCACGGAGCACCGGGAAGACTACCCCCGATGAGGGCCTCACCGCAGGTCATCGACTAGTGCGTCTCGCCGCACCTCCCCCACCCCTCCAAACCCCAGCCGCGACAAAAGACTTGCCCCCGGGGACTGCTCCGTCTGTGATTTGGTCCTTCCTTGGTCGGCTCTGGGGTTGACTCAGTCAGGCGAATCGCAGCGATCGAGGCCACGAAGAAACAAACGAACGGACGCCCATGAATAAGCACCTCAGTTGGGTTCTATTGCTGTCCCTCAGCGGATCTGCACCCATCGCTTCAGCTCAGAGCCAGGATGAATTACAGCGGCTGCGCCAGCAGCTCGAAAAGATGCAATCCGAATTCGAGCGGCAACAACAGCTTCAACGAGAGCAGATCGACGCTTTGAAACGCCAGATCGAGGCGTTAGGTTCGAAGCCCGCTTTGCCGGCCTCCGTCTCTCCCCCCGCCAACTCCACGTCCCAACCAAAGCCCGCAACTCCTGCTTCCGAGGCCCCCGCCCCTCAGTCTGCACCTTGGAAGCCGTCAGACCCGATTCGACTTCAAAAAGGAAATGCCTACCTGGATCTGGGACTGGTGGGAACCATGGCGGTCGGCGGATCAACGGCCGACGATATCGAAGGTGGCTTGCAATTGGGTGCCCACGACCCGCGCGTCCGCGGGTTTACTCTCCAAGGCCTGGAGGCCTCCTTCACCGGCGCGGTGGATCCCTACTTTCGAGCGGCCAGCGGCATCTTGTTTCAGATCGACTCGGAGGGTGAGTCTTCCCTGGAAGTCGAGGAAGCCTACCTGGAGACGCTCTCCTTGCCCGCCAACCTAACCTTGCGCGCCGGACAGTTCTTCAGCGAGTTCGGCCGACACAACTCCACGCACCCCCACACCTGGACCTCCGTCGACAGCCCCCTCGTGAGCGGCCGATTTTTGGGAGGGGACGGGTTGCGCAACCTGGGTGCCAAGCTGTCTTGGCTAGCCCCCACCCCCTTCTTCACCGAGCTCAGCCTCGGAGTCCAGAACAGCCACGGCGAAACCGCGGCCAGCTTTCGCAACAGCTTCGAAGGAGAGGCTTACTTCCATCGGCTCCACGACCCCGGCAGCTTGTCTACGATCGGGGATCTGCTCTTCACCCCACGGCTGGCCAGTTCCTTCAACCTCACCGATCAGCAAACACTGCTCGTGGGACTCTCCGGGGCTTTTGGTCCCAACGCGTCCGGGAGAGACACCGACACTCAAATCTATGGCGCCGATATGTATTGGAAGTGGAAGCCGGCGGATGCCAACGGCGGATTTCCCTTTGTCAGCTGGCAATCGGAAATCATGCTGCGCCGCTACCAGGCGGGCGCTTTCGACTGGGACCTCGATGGTGATAGCGCCCTGAACCCGGATGGAAGTGAGCTGGATGGCAATTCCGACGGGACACCGGATCTGCTGTCGCGGGAGACGCTCACGGATTACGGATTCTATACCCAGATCGCCTATGGTTTTCGCCGAGGTTGGGTAGCTGCTCTCCGGGGAGACTATGTCGACCGAAAGCATCTCGCACTCTACGAGTCGCTCTATGGCAGCGATCAGGAACGGGAAGGCCGATGGCGGATCGCCCCCAACCTGACTTGGTATCCCAGCGAATACTCCAAAATACGGCTGCAATACAATTACGACCAACGCCGAGATATCGGTACAGACCATTCGGTATGGATGCAGTTCGAGTTCTCCTTGGGGGCCCATCCCGCCCACAAGTTTTAGGTCGCATCCGTCGTCTCGATGCTGCTTTGATCTCTGGAGATGAATCGATCGCACCACCTACGCGTGTGCCTGCTCCTGGTCTGTTTCGGCCACCTGACTGTGGCCATCGCTGCTTCACGGCTTAACGTGATCGCCACCACGCCGGACATCGCCGCGATCACCCGCGTCGTAGGGGGAGATCAGGTTGACGTGACGGCGTTGGCTCGGCCGACCGAGGATGTGCACTTCGTCGATCCCAAACCCAGCTTCATCGTCAAACTGAACCGAGCCGATGTGTTGATCGAGGGCGGAGCCGAGCTGGAATCGGCTTGGTTGGGATCGTTGCTCGAGGGCGCTCGCAATCCCAAGCTCGCCCTGGGAGCCCCTGGCCGCATCCGCTGTAACGTCGGCATCGCGATGAGGGAGGTCCCGTTGCAAGCCGATCGCTCGCAAGGAGACATCCACGCTGCGGGCAATCCCCACTTCCTGATCGCCCCAACTAATGCCCGACAGGTGGCGCACAACATCGGTCAGGGATTGGCTCAGCTGCTGCCGGACCAGCGGACCGCTATCGAGCAACGGGTCGGCCAGTTCCAGGCCCAGCTCGATGCAAAGCTCAAAGAGTGGAAAGCCACCCTCGCTCCCTTCGCAGGACAGCCAGTGGTGGCGTATCACAACTCGTGGCCATACTTCGGGGCGGAGTTCGGACTCCAGTTTGATCTCTTCCTGGAACCCAAGCCCGGCATCCCTCCCTCCTCAGCTCACCTCGCCGGCCTGATTACCGCCATGCGGGAGCGAAAGGTTCAGGTGATCTTCCAGGACCCTTACGTAAGCCGCAAAGCCGCCGAGACCGTCGCCCAGAACACCGGCGCCAAGATTGTCCCAGTCTCTCAGTTTCCCGGCGGAGTCAAGGGAACCGAGGGCGGCTACATCGAGCTGCTGGATTACCTGGTCTCCGCGCTGGCCAAGGCATTTTCCACTCAGCCCTAACCCGCCTGCCATGGACATTGTCTGGACACTCATGAAATGGCCGGCCATCGCCTGCCTGGTGCTGCCAGGGCTGTTGGTCTACCTGGGGCTCCACATTGTTCGACGAGGTGTCATCTTCGTCGATCTGGCCCTAGCCCAGGTCGCCACGCTCGGAACCTGTGTCTGCCTCATGCTCGGCCACGACATCCACGATGTCCATACGTTCTATTGGTCGGTGGCATTCACTCTCGGAGGAGCCTTTCTCTTCGCGTTTACCCGCACTCGCCACGAAACGCGAGTGCCACAGGAGGCGCTGATCGGCGTGGTCTACGTGGTGGCGGCGGCGGCGGCCATTGTGTTCCTGAGCCGAACGCCGGAGGGCAATGAAGAGCTGAAACGCACGCTGGTCGGCGACATTCTGACGGTGAACTCCGGCGAGATCTTGAAGACCATTGGACTGTTTGCAGTGATAGCCGTCGTTCATCTGATCTTCCGCAAGCGCTTTCTGCAAATTTCGTTTCACCCGGAGCAGACCGAGACGCTGACCTGGTCCATTCGATGGTGGGACTTTCTCTTCTATGCGCTGTTCGGTGCGGCCGTGACCAGCTTCGTCCAAATCGGAGGGGTTCTCTTGGTCTTTTCTTACCTGATCGTTCCCGCTCTGTGCGGCAACCTGCTCGCGCGTTCTCTGGGATGGATGCTCGCCACAGGTTGGGCCATCGCTGTCCTGGGTGGAGCCGGCGGTCTGTTCGCATCCTACCAGCTGGACCTCCCAGCTGGCGCCGCCATCGTCTGCACCCTAGGCTTGCTCTTGATCGTGACCTTCGTCGTCAGTTTGGGGCGACGGCCGGGGCTCGACGTCCGTCGCTGAGGCGATCATGACCACGAACTCCCCCTTACGCGGACGCTGACGCCACTGCTCCGCGAGCTGCGCGGGGGTTCCCCGCAAAAACTCCTCGTGCCGTTTCGTCAACTCGCGAGCCAGTACCACAGAGCGATCCGGATAGAGGTCAACCAGTTCCCCCAACAGTTTCTCCACCCGATAAGGCGACTCATACAGGACCACAGTGCCGGGAACCAACCGCAAAGACTCCAGACGCTTCCGCCGCTGGCCGGACTTGTGCGGCAAGAAGCCAACGAAGTGGAATTCGTCGGTCGGCAGCCCACTGGCGGTCAACCCGGCGACCAAGGCGCAGGCTCCCGGAACGCTTTCTACCCGCAATCCTGCTTCCAGGACGGCCCGGACCAGTCGTTCACCCGGGTCGCTAATCCCCGGACTCCCCGCGTCGCTCACCACGGCCACCTTGCCGCCACCGCGCAAAATTTGGATCAGTTCTTCGCTCCGTCGACGCTCGTTGAACTCAAAGCAGCTCAACAGGCGCTTGGAGATTCCAAAATAGCTCAGGAGCTGTCCGGTCCGTCGGGTGTCCTCCGCCGCCACGACATCGCACTCGGCCAAGGTGCGCAGCGCGCGCAACGTAACGTCCTCGAGATTGCCGATGGGCGTCGCCACGAGATACAGAGTGCCCGGGGTCAACGGAGGCAAGTCGGGACGGGTGGCGATGGCGTTCAGGTCCATGTTCAGTTCGAAATACAAGTGTGGCGTTTCGCCAAGCCAAAGCCTAGCGCCATTTCATGACGCCCAGCACGTTGGAATAGTCATCGGTCCAAACCCGGGTCTTGGCCACCTCCGCCAAGGGCTTCCAACGCTCGTCGTTCTTCAGCCGGCTCAGGTCGGTGCCGGGGCGCACCAGCACGGCCCAATGTGAAGGCTCTTTACCGATGTCCTTTTCCTCAAAAGGATCTTCGAAATGATACCCGATCAGTCCGGCATCGGCGGCGAGCGCCGCAACGACTGGAGTCAGTTCGAGATAGCGATTGGAGATATTGATGGCCAGGACGCCGCGAGGCGCCAGCTTAGCCAGGTACAGGGCCAAGGCTTCACGGGTCAACAGGTGGAGCGGAATCGAGTCCGAGGTGAAGGCATCCATGATGATCAGGCCATACTCGCCATCGACCGCCTCGCGTAGCCGCAATCGAGCGTCCCCGGGGATGACCCGGATCTGAGCCAATGAACATCCGTTGAGGAACCGAAAGAGATTAGTGTCCTGGGCAATGCGGATCACCGCCGGATCGATCTCATAATAATCCCACTGTTCTCCGGGCATCGCATGCCCGGCAATGGCTCCGCAGCCCAGGCCGGTAACCGCCACTCTTGGGCCCAGGTTCAATGACTCATGCAGCCTGAAGACCCGCCCCAATGGTCCGGACCGATGAAAATACGTCAGCGGCTCGCAGCCCCAGTCCGGTTGCACGCGCTGGCGCCCGTGAATGGTGTTCCCATGCACCAACCGATGCGAGTAGCCACCCGGATCCAGGGTCACCCGCGAAACTCCGAAGAAGTTGCGCTCCGTGTAAAGCGCCCGCCCGTGAAGACTAGGCATCGAGGCCGAGCAGAGGAGAACGGCCCCGATGCTCAAGGCGAACCGCAGCGAGCGGTCAGCCGCCGCCATGCTGACCACCATCCCGACGGCAAATAGCAGGATCCGCCGGGGATAAGGATCGAGCATCGGACTGCGTTCGGTCCAAGCGATCAAGCCACCCAGCACAGCCGCGATGGCGAGCGGAAAAGCCCAATCGATGGTTCGCGTTCGGGTCGGTATGGGGAGGGGCTGTGAGTCCCGCTTGGCATCCACGCGAAACAGGCAGGACAGCACGATCGCCAGCGGATACTCCACAATCCCGCTAAAGATCACCGGAGCCAGCAATGCGTTAAACAGCCCGCCCACCACCCCCCCTACGGACATCCACAGATAAAACTCCGTCAGCGATTCCGTCCCGGGCCGGTCATCCGCCAATCGGCTGTGGCAGAGGAGCGCGGCCATGAAAAAGAACACCAGGTGAAGCCCTAAAATGATCAGGATGGGATGCGTGGCTTCGGTGAAAATCTGAAACATCAGGCCCACCACCGCAAAAGGAAGGAGGCTGCTCATGCGCCGAACGGACAACAGCCGTCGCTGCGCAAAGGCGAAGATAAACGTGGTCAGATACAGAGCCAAAGGGAGGATCCCCAACAGAGGTATGCTGGCCACCTCGGTGGTGGTGAAGGTGGTGAGACCCAGCATCAGGCTCGAAGGAACCGCCGCCATGGCGACCCAGGACAGGCGCCGTCGCCAGCTCAATCCCGGAGCAACGGCGTCCCGCCGACCCGCGGCATCCGGATTCGCTTCCGCAGACTCACGACGCATCCATCCGCTGCGCCAGGCACACAGTCCGATCAACGGAATTAAGGCCACGTATCCAACCGCCCACGCCTGGCTCGCCATCCGGAGGGTAAAATAGGGTTCAACCAAGACCGGAAAGGCGAAGAGCGCCACAAAACTGCCCAGGTTGCTGGCCACGCTGAGGTAGTACGGATCCTTCGCGGTCTGATGCCCGCTCTCCGAGAACCACCGCTGCAGCAAGGGACTCGTGCTGGACAAAATAAAGAACGGCAGCCCAACGACGCGGAGAAGAGTGACGAGCAGATGCCAGGCCTGGTGCTCCACGGTCATGTCCGCCGTGATCCGAACCCGCTCGAGCCCCAGAGGCAAAAACGCCAGCGCCGCGATCAGCAGCGCCGCATGGATTGCCAGGCGGGTCCATGGCCCGAACCAGCGCGACACCAAATGCGCGTAAGCATACCCAGCCAGGAGCATGCCTTGAAAGAACAGCAAAGCGGTTTGCCAGACGGCCGGAGCTCCGCCAAACACCGGCAGGAACATTTTCCCCATCAGGGGCTGCACGAAGAACAGCAGCAGAGCGCTGAGAAACAAGGTGGCACCAAACAATCCGATCATAACAAGAAAAACTAAACGCCCATCAGTGCGTGCCCAGGGCTTCGATCATGCGCGCCACCAGCGCGGTCCAGCCCGTCTGATGATTGGCCCCTAACCCGCGACCAGTGTCCGCATGAAAGTATTCATGGAAGAGGACCAATTCCTTCCAATGGGGATCGTCGGAATATGCCGATTCCTCCCCATGGCAAGGACGTCGTCCGGACGCGTCCGGAAGAAACAACCGAGTGATCCGACGGTGAAGCTCCGTAGCCACCTCCTGCAGATTCATGAACTTGCCGGAGCCCACCGGACACTCCACTCGCAACTCGTCGCCATAGAAATGATGATAGCGCTCCAGCGCTTCAATGATCAAGTAGTTCACCGGAATCCAAATCGGCCCGCGCCAGTTGGAGTTGCCACCGAAAAGCCCCACGGTGGACTCCCCCGGGGAGTAGTCCACACGGAACTCCTGCCCCTCCGCGCGAAAGACATAAGGATGACTTTCGTGGATCTTCGATAAGGACCGAATCCCGAACGGAGAGAGAAATTCACGCTCATCCAACAGGTAGCGCAAGACGCGCTCGAGACGATGCCTCGACGGGATGGACAGGAGGTAGCGCCCGGCACGATCAGCGGTGGGAGGCTGATGGCTGATGTGACGTGCCAGCTTGCGCTCATGCGCCAGGAACCATTTCATGCGCTTGCTAAAGCCCGGGAGGTTGACGAGCACCGATTCCTCCAGCAGCTCGCAGGCAAACAACGGGATCAGTCCCACCATGGAGCGAATTTTCAATGGAATCACCCGACCCTCGACATGAATCTGATCGTAGTAGAAACCGTCCTCCTCATCCCACAGCCCGGAGCCGCCAAGCGTGTTGATCGCATTGGTGATCGCCACGAAATGTTCGAAGAACTTGGACGCCATGTCCTCATATTCCGGCGCCCGCTCGGCCAGCTTGAGCGCGATGGAAAGCATCGTTCCACAGTAGAACGCCATCCAGGCAGTTCCATCCGCTTGCTCCAAGTGTCCTCCGGTGGGCAGCGGTTTGGATCGGTCGAAGACACCCACGTTATCCAGCCCCAAAAATCCGCCCGCGAAAATGTTCCGTCCCGACACGTCCTTCCGATTCACCCACCAGGTAAAGTTGATCAGGAGCTTTTGGAACACTCGGGCCAGGAAGTCCCGGTCCCGCTCGCCGCGCCGACCACAGATCTTGTAAAGCCGCCAGGCAGCCCACGCCTGCACCGGGGGGTTCACATCGCCAAAGGCGAATTCGTAAGCGGGAAGCTGCCCGTTGGGATGCATGTACCATTCGCGCAGAAAGAGCAGGATTTGGGACTTTGCAAAATCCGGATCGACTCGCGCCATGGCGACGACGTGAAACGCCAAATCCCAAGCCGCATACCATGGGTATTCCCACTTGTCCGGCATCGCGATCACATCGCGGTTAAACAGATGCTGCCAGTCGGCGTTCCGCCCCGCCAGCCGCTCCCGGGGCGGTGATGGCTGTGCTGGGTCCCCCTCCAGCCAGTCCTTGATCACATAGTGATAGAATTGCTTGGAGTGTAGCAGCCCGGCATAGGCTTGACGCCAAATTTTGAGCAGTTCCCCCGACACTCCCGCCGGCGCGATCGTTCGGTAGAAGTCGTCAGCCTCCTGGATGCGACGCGTAAAAATCTCCGCAAACGTGCCGTCGAGGCGCCCTGCTCCCCGCTCCGCGGAGGCCGATAGCCGCAGCCGCAGTTGCACGTGCTTGCCAGAACCAACGCTCAGTCGATACCAGACTGCTGCTTTGGTCCCCTGGCAGTCTGGATTCACAGCCTCCACGTCTCCGTGAACCACTCGGCGGTGAAAGGAGTCCTTCAGATAGGGACGGTCGGGCTTGGAACCAAACAGAACCTCCGGGTTCGTCTCGTTCTCCGTGAACATTAGCTCCGGAGCTCCCGTCTCCCCGGAGGAATCAAAGGCCCAGCAAAACTCGCCTAACGTGGGGTGCGTGGCCTGAACCATCCCCCGTCCGTCGCG
It encodes:
- a CDS encoding fused MFS/spermidine synthase; translation: MIGLFGATLFLSALLLFFVQPLMGKMFLPVFGGAPAVWQTALLFFQGMLLAGYAYAHLVSRWFGPWTRLAIHAALLIAALAFLPLGLERVRITADMTVEHQAWHLLVTLLRVVGLPFFILSSTSPLLQRWFSESGHQTAKDPYYLSVASNLGSFVALFAFPVLVEPYFTLRMASQAWAVGYVALIPLIGLCAWRSGWMRRESAEANPDAAGRRDAVAPGLSWRRRLSWVAMAAVPSSLMLGLTTFTTTEVASIPLLGILPLALYLTTFIFAFAQRRLLSVRRMSSLLPFAVVGLMFQIFTEATHPILIILGLHLVFFFMAALLCHSRLADDRPGTESLTEFYLWMSVGGVVGGLFNALLAPVIFSGIVEYPLAIVLSCLFRVDAKRDSQPLPIPTRTRTIDWAFPLAIAAVLGGLIAWTERSPMLDPYPRRILLFAVGMVVSMAAADRSLRFALSIGAVLLCSASMPSLHGRALYTERNFFGVSRVTLDPGGYSHRLVHGNTIHGRQRVQPDWGCEPLTYFHRSGPLGRVFRLHESLNLGPRVAVTGLGCGAIAGHAMPGEQWDYYEIDPAVIRIAQDTNLFRFLNGCSLAQIRVIPGDARLRLREAVDGEYGLIIMDAFTSDSIPLHLLTREALALYLAKLAPRGVLAINISNRYLELTPVVAALAADAGLIGYHFEDPFEEKDIGKEPSHWAVLVRPGTDLSRLKNDERWKPLAEVAKTRVWTDDYSNVLGVMKWR
- a CDS encoding glucosidase: MPKNGSNTAEHLRLREDQARLRNWKRWGPYLAERQWGTVREDYSATGECWDYFGHEAAVSRAYRWGEDGLLGLTDRECRLCFAIALWNGRDPILKERLFGLTGPQGNHGEDVKECYYYLDSTPTHSYQRSLYKYPQQEFPYAQLVEENRRRSREQPEYELADTGIFEQDRYFDVTAEYAKEGPDDILIRITVANRGPETAELHLLPTLWFRNIWSWGSDEGAGVPKPSLKRDGRGMVQATHPTLGEFCWAFDSSGETGAPELMFTENETNPEVLFGSKPDRPYLKDSFHRRVVHGDVEAVNPDCQGTKAAVWYRLSVGSGKHVQLRLRLSASAERGAGRLDGTFAEIFTRRIQEADDFYRTIAPAGVSGELLKIWRQAYAGLLHSKQFYHYVIKDWLEGDPAQPSPPRERLAGRNADWQHLFNRDVIAMPDKWEYPWYAAWDLAFHVVAMARVDPDFAKSQILLFLREWYMHPNGQLPAYEFAFGDVNPPVQAWAAWRLYKICGRRGERDRDFLARVFQKLLINFTWWVNRKDVSGRNIFAGGFLGLDNVGVFDRSKPLPTGGHLEQADGTAWMAFYCGTMLSIALKLAERAPEYEDMASKFFEHFVAITNAINTLGGSGLWDEEDGFYYDQIHVEGRVIPLKIRSMVGLIPLFACELLEESVLVNLPGFSKRMKWFLAHERKLARHISHQPPTADRAGRYLLSIPSRHRLERVLRYLLDEREFLSPFGIRSLSKIHESHPYVFRAEGQEFRVDYSPGESTVGLFGGNSNWRGPIWIPVNYLIIEALERYHHFYGDELRVECPVGSGKFMNLQEVATELHRRITRLFLPDASGRRPCHGEESAYSDDPHWKELVLFHEYFHADTGRGLGANHQTGWTALVARMIEALGTH